In a single window of the bacterium genome:
- the add gene encoding adenosine deaminase — protein sequence MPDRIESAGSLCLPVELHLHLEGTLEPEFVHSLSAGRPAAAGVDFAALYAFSDFLGFLEAYRRVVTLLTRPADFGAMTRAACARLAGIGVRYAELIYTPLIHTRRGLEHVEVSRAIVAALDEAREESGLECNLIYDTVRQWGAEAALETAALAVADRSAGLPVVGFGVGGDELSVPANELVEAFSLAKQAGLYSYVHAGEVGPPESVWEALEVLGADRIGHGVSAARDPLLMDELARRGTALDLCPTSNLLTRAVPRLEEHPLPLFLEHGLTVTLGSDDPGFFGSWLDNELALCRQLWGWDSAVVSTLARNASRSAFLPLDVREALAARLGLEQG from the coding sequence ATGCCGGACCGAATCGAATCAGCGGGCAGTCTCTGCCTGCCTGTCGAGCTGCACCTGCACCTGGAGGGCACCCTGGAACCGGAGTTTGTCCACTCTTTAAGCGCGGGCCGTCCCGCGGCGGCAGGGGTGGATTTCGCAGCCCTCTACGCGTTCTCCGATTTCCTGGGGTTCCTGGAGGCCTACCGCCGCGTGGTGACCCTGCTCACGCGCCCCGCGGATTTCGGGGCCATGACCCGGGCCGCCTGCGCGCGCCTGGCCGGGATAGGCGTGCGCTACGCCGAGTTGATATACACCCCGCTCATCCACACCCGGCGCGGTCTGGAGCATGTGGAGGTGAGCCGGGCCATAGTGGCGGCCCTGGACGAGGCACGGGAAGAATCGGGCCTGGAGTGTAACCTGATCTACGACACGGTCCGTCAGTGGGGAGCCGAAGCAGCGCTGGAGACTGCCGCGCTGGCCGTGGCGGACCGCAGCGCCGGGCTGCCGGTGGTCGGGTTCGGGGTGGGCGGAGATGAGCTGTCCGTACCGGCTAACGAGTTGGTCGAGGCGTTTTCCCTGGCGAAACAGGCCGGGCTCTATAGTTACGTGCACGCCGGCGAGGTGGGGCCGCCGGAGTCGGTCTGGGAGGCGCTGGAGGTGCTGGGGGCCGACCGGATCGGCCACGGCGTGTCCGCGGCCCGTGATCCGCTCCTCATGGATGAGCTGGCCCGTCGCGGCACGGCGCTCGACCTCTGCCCGACCAGCAACCTGCTCACCCGGGCTGTGCCGCGCCTGGAGGAGCACCCCCTGCCGCTGTTCCTCGAGCACGGTCTCACTGTCACCCTGGGCAGCGATGACCCCGGGTTTTTCGGCTCCTGGCTGGACAATGAGCTGGCGCTCTGCAGGCAGCTCTGGGGCTGGGACAGCGCGGTGGTCAGCACCCTGGCCCGTAACGCCTCGCGCTCGGCGTTCCTGCCGCTCGATGTGCGCGAGGCCCTGGCCGCGCGGCTCGGGCTGGAGCAGGGCTGA
- a CDS encoding homocysteine S-methyltransferase family protein, which produces MPHDLLSRLKNEVLLIDSAMGTMLQEAGLKSGHECGEIWNISQEGSARVAEVHRRNVEAGSDIIITNTFGANRIKLEHYGAVDRLAQINTAAVKLARGAAAGKALVAADIGPTGDILEQWGGKRPAEEMFEAFREQAAALEAAGVDMFALETFMDIEEIKLALRAVRSVSARPVLASMSFQSGPAGLRTMWGQSPEEVAAELDSAGADIVGSNCGVTTKDMLEVVRGLARGSKRPVAAQPNAGAPSVSGDGHTHYNETAEQMAEGAKGLVEAGARLIGGCCGSTPDFIAAVKKAIHRA; this is translated from the coding sequence ATGCCACACGACCTTCTCAGCCGTCTGAAAAACGAAGTGCTCCTGATCGACAGCGCCATGGGAACAATGCTGCAGGAGGCGGGGCTGAAAAGCGGCCACGAGTGCGGAGAGATATGGAATATCTCGCAGGAGGGCAGCGCCAGGGTGGCCGAGGTGCACCGCCGCAACGTGGAGGCGGGCAGCGATATAATCATCACCAACACTTTCGGGGCCAACCGGATCAAGCTGGAGCACTACGGCGCCGTGGACCGTCTGGCCCAGATCAACACCGCCGCGGTGAAGCTGGCCCGCGGGGCGGCAGCCGGCAAGGCCCTGGTGGCGGCGGATATCGGCCCCACGGGCGATATCCTGGAGCAGTGGGGCGGCAAGCGCCCGGCCGAGGAGATGTTCGAGGCTTTCCGCGAGCAGGCCGCGGCCCTGGAGGCGGCCGGGGTGGATATGTTCGCCCTGGAGACTTTCATGGACATCGAGGAGATCAAGCTGGCCCTGCGCGCGGTGCGCAGCGTGAGCGCCAGGCCGGTGCTGGCCTCGATGAGCTTCCAGTCCGGCCCGGCGGGCCTTCGCACCATGTGGGGCCAGAGCCCGGAGGAGGTGGCCGCCGAGCTCGACTCCGCCGGGGCGGATATCGTGGGCAGCAATTGTGGGGTGACCACCAAAGACATGCTCGAGGTGGTCCGCGGCCTGGCCCGCGGCTCCAAGCGCCCGGTGGCCGCCCAGCCGAACGCGGGTGCGCCCTCGGTGAGCGGTGACGGGCACACGCACTATAATGAAACCGCGGAACAGATGGCCGAGGGGGCGAAGGGGCTGGTCGAGGCGGGAGCGCGCCTTATCGGCGGCTGCTGCGGGAGCACTCCGGATTTCATCGCCGCGGTGAAAAAGGCAATCCACCGGGCCTGA
- a CDS encoding ABC transporter ATP-binding protein/permease — MVKPVQKPFFKSLAPLRKYLAAHRNMFTVGLVCAFFTNSLGMLSPLVIKFAIDSVEKNHGLRVLALMVAALLGIRLVQGVFRFLMRQILIGISRQIEYRIRQDLYAHLLTQDMQFFQRNRIGDLLSRATNDLNEVRMLLGPAIMYSFQTSVTVLFALPLMVYFDWKLTLMAFLPLGLVSLSYRRVGEVIHDRSMEVQRRLSDITARVQENLAGIRVIKSFTRESHETEEFDRLNRDYLALNMRLIKVSGLLFPFMSFLSGISSLVILGYGGWLVSRGRISLGDFTAFFIYLGMMYWPMISIGFVLNVIQRGRASLGRIMEMFETRPAVTEPSAPRVALADTSRVSGRISLRGLTFTYPGAAAPALEDISLEIEPGTTVGLVGPVGCGKSTLLSLIPRLYNPPRGTLLVDGTDILDWSLPALRRTVAMVPQETFLFSESIRDNVSYGLDRELDEEEILRLVQIAGLAEDISQFPHQLDTLLGERGINLSGGQKQRTSISRALAADSPILLLDDCFSSVDTGTEEKIIRGLRSYMENKTTLIVSHRVSTIKDCDLIVVLEGGRVSQRGTHDELVRQEGYYAALNEKQLLQERIARLG, encoded by the coding sequence ATGGTCAAGCCCGTTCAGAAACCGTTTTTCAAGTCCCTGGCTCCGCTCAGGAAATACCTGGCCGCGCACCGCAACATGTTCACGGTGGGGCTGGTCTGCGCGTTTTTCACCAATTCGCTGGGCATGCTGTCGCCGCTCGTTATCAAGTTCGCCATCGACAGCGTGGAGAAAAACCACGGCCTGCGGGTGCTGGCCCTGATGGTGGCGGCCCTGCTCGGCATCCGCCTTGTCCAGGGCGTGTTCCGTTTCCTGATGCGCCAGATACTGATCGGGATCAGCCGCCAGATCGAGTACCGCATCCGCCAGGACCTCTACGCCCACCTGCTGACCCAGGACATGCAGTTTTTCCAGCGCAACCGCATCGGCGACCTTCTGAGCCGCGCCACCAACGACCTGAACGAGGTGCGGATGCTGCTGGGGCCGGCGATCATGTACTCGTTCCAGACCAGCGTGACAGTTCTTTTCGCGCTGCCGCTGATGGTCTATTTCGACTGGAAGCTCACCCTGATGGCGTTCCTGCCCCTGGGGCTGGTCAGCCTGAGCTACCGGCGGGTGGGCGAGGTGATCCACGACCGCTCGATGGAAGTGCAGCGCCGCCTGAGCGATATCACCGCCCGGGTGCAGGAGAACCTGGCCGGCATCCGGGTGATCAAGTCGTTCACCCGCGAGAGCCACGAGACCGAGGAGTTCGACCGTCTGAACCGCGACTACCTGGCTCTCAACATGCGCCTGATAAAGGTCTCGGGCCTGCTGTTCCCGTTCATGTCGTTCCTGAGCGGGATTTCCTCGCTGGTGATCCTGGGCTACGGCGGCTGGCTGGTGTCACGGGGACGGATCAGCCTGGGGGATTTCACCGCGTTCTTCATCTACCTGGGCATGATGTACTGGCCGATGATCTCGATCGGTTTCGTGCTGAACGTGATCCAGCGGGGACGGGCCTCGCTGGGCCGGATCATGGAGATGTTCGAGACCCGCCCCGCGGTGACCGAGCCTTCCGCGCCCCGGGTCGCCCTGGCCGACACCTCGCGAGTCAGCGGGCGGATCAGCCTGCGCGGCCTGACTTTCACCTACCCGGGGGCCGCCGCTCCCGCCCTGGAGGACATCTCGCTGGAGATCGAGCCCGGGACGACCGTGGGCCTGGTCGGGCCGGTGGGCTGCGGCAAGTCCACCCTGCTCAGCCTCATCCCGCGCCTGTACAACCCGCCGCGCGGGACTCTGCTGGTGGACGGCACGGACATCCTGGACTGGTCGCTGCCGGCTCTCAGGCGCACTGTCGCCATGGTGCCGCAGGAGACTTTCCTGTTCAGTGAGTCGATCCGGGACAATGTCTCCTACGGCCTGGACCGCGAGCTGGACGAGGAGGAAATCCTTCGCCTGGTGCAGATCGCCGGGCTGGCCGAGGATATCAGCCAGTTCCCGCACCAGCTCGACACCCTGCTGGGTGAGCGGGGGATCAACCTCTCGGGCGGCCAGAAACAGCGCACCTCGATCAGCCGCGCCCTGGCCGCGGACAGCCCGATCCTTCTGCTGGACGACTGTTTCTCCAGCGTGGACACCGGCACCGAGGAGAAGATCATCCGCGGCCTGCGCTCCTATATGGAGAACAAGACCACCCTGATTGTCAGCCACCGGGTCAGCACGATCAAGGACTGCGACCTGATCGTGGTGCTGGAGGGCGGGCGGGTGAGCCAGCGCGGCACGCATGACGAGCTGGTGCGGCAGGAGGGCTACTACGCGGCGCTCAACGAGAAACAGCTCCTGCAGGAGCGGATCGCGAGGCTCGGGTGA
- a CDS encoding ABC transporter ATP-binding protein/permease, translated as MSDKQKSYMVEDEVTGKAYDSRMARRLYPFLRPYWNYIWLGTVVLLISSACELAGPYLIKLALDRHIVPGRMEGFRQLVIIYLLVICGDLVFRFAQIVLTNYLGQRTMYDIRMALFKHLQGLSLSFFDRNPVGRLVTRVTSDVEVLNELFSTGLVTVIGDLAMIVGIMAAMLWLNFKLALYTFAILPVLLAVTFYFRRKMREGFRLVRARIARINAFLQESLSGMSVIQLFNRQADSARRFEVLNRENMDANIYTIFYYALFYPLMEMIAAISMAVIVWFGGLSVMQGTLSFGVLVAFIQYVEKFYKPISDLSEKYNIFQAAMAASERIFGLLDAKQWIENTQAPVYLDRVDGAVAFEDVHFAYNPGEPVLKGVSFRVEPGEKIAIVGSTGAGKTTIINLLCRFYDPQSGRITLDGADIRDLDKTWLRRNIGIALQDVFIFSGTVRANIALGDRDASLEHLSRTAEHLGALDFISSLPGGFDHVLNERGSTLSAGQRQLISFARVMYKNPRILVLDEATSSIDSQNEHLIQQALERLTERRTSLIVAHRLSTIRKVDRIIVMHHGRIAEMGTHRELLQRRGIYFDLYQLQYKEQEISVPQETLPQAQPEQS; from the coding sequence GTGAGCGACAAGCAGAAAAGCTACATGGTGGAGGACGAGGTCACGGGCAAGGCCTACGACAGCCGTATGGCCCGCCGTCTGTACCCCTTCCTGCGCCCCTACTGGAACTACATCTGGCTGGGCACCGTGGTGCTGCTGATCAGCTCGGCCTGCGAGCTGGCCGGTCCCTACCTGATCAAACTGGCGCTGGACCGTCATATCGTGCCCGGCAGGATGGAGGGCTTCCGCCAACTGGTCATCATCTACTTGCTGGTCATATGCGGCGATCTGGTCTTCCGCTTCGCCCAGATCGTCCTGACCAACTACCTGGGCCAGCGCACCATGTACGACATCCGCATGGCCCTGTTCAAGCACCTGCAGGGCCTGTCGCTCAGCTTCTTCGACCGCAACCCGGTGGGGCGGCTGGTCACCCGGGTCACGAGCGACGTGGAGGTGCTCAACGAGCTGTTCTCGACCGGGCTGGTCACGGTGATCGGCGATCTGGCCATGATCGTGGGGATCATGGCCGCCATGCTCTGGCTGAATTTCAAGCTCGCCCTCTATACTTTCGCCATCCTGCCGGTCCTTCTGGCGGTGACTTTCTATTTCCGGCGCAAGATGCGCGAGGGGTTCCGCCTGGTGCGGGCGCGGATCGCGCGGATCAACGCTTTCCTGCAGGAGTCGCTCTCCGGGATGAGCGTGATCCAGCTCTTCAACCGTCAGGCCGACTCGGCGCGGCGCTTCGAGGTGCTGAACCGCGAGAACATGGACGCCAACATCTATACAATCTTCTACTACGCCCTGTTCTACCCCCTGATGGAAATGATCGCGGCCATCTCGATGGCGGTGATAGTCTGGTTCGGCGGGCTGAGCGTGATGCAGGGCACGCTGTCGTTCGGCGTGCTGGTGGCGTTCATCCAGTATGTGGAAAAGTTCTACAAGCCGATCAGCGACCTGAGCGAAAAGTACAACATCTTCCAGGCGGCCATGGCGGCCAGCGAGAGGATTTTCGGGCTGCTGGACGCGAAGCAGTGGATCGAGAACACCCAGGCCCCGGTGTACCTGGACCGGGTGGACGGCGCGGTGGCCTTCGAGGACGTGCATTTCGCCTACAACCCCGGTGAGCCGGTGCTCAAGGGGGTCTCGTTCCGGGTGGAGCCGGGCGAGAAAATCGCCATCGTCGGCTCGACCGGCGCGGGCAAGACCACGATCATCAACCTGCTCTGCCGCTTCTACGACCCGCAGTCCGGGCGGATCACCCTGGACGGCGCCGACATCCGCGACCTGGACAAAACCTGGCTGCGGCGCAACATCGGCATCGCCCTGCAGGACGTCTTCATTTTCAGCGGCACGGTGCGGGCCAATATCGCCCTGGGGGACAGGGACGCCTCGCTGGAGCACCTGTCCCGCACGGCCGAGCACCTGGGCGCCCTCGATTTCATAAGCTCCCTGCCGGGCGGGTTCGACCACGTGCTGAACGAGCGCGGCTCCACGTTGAGCGCCGGGCAGCGCCAGCTCATCTCGTTCGCCCGGGTCATGTACAAGAACCCGCGCATCCTGGTGCTGGACGAGGCCACCAGCAGCATCGACTCCCAGAACGAGCACCTGATCCAGCAGGCCCTGGAACGCCTGACCGAGCGCCGCACCAGCCTGATCGTGGCCCACCGCCTTTCCACGATCCGCAAGGTGGACCGCATCATAGTGATGCACCACGGACGGATCGCCGAGATGGGCACGCACAGGGAGCTGTTGCAGCGACGGGGGATTTACTTCGATCTGTACCAGCTTCAGTACAAAGAGCAGGAGATTTCAGTTCCGCAGGAGACGCTTCCGCAGGCCCAGCCGGAGCAAAGCTGA
- a CDS encoding formylglycine-generating enzyme family protein, with product MTIKTLGYKRLSMFLATAVLLASAAVQPLQAGSRLGKITGVTGEVLAVNLGREQGLYQGLRGNVFKFDSLRNTVDVAEIQIISVSASQSLAKVLTRRDSLEVGQFVDIEGTMPQSPLEKVDMLRVMEESARNYFAARQYTEPDSANCLALCRKILAREPNNRLATQLIARMIQNYFQWGDRERYDGNFASAIVYYMRLLKVDPGNRTAYEHIWEVMDMINVESQVPLDPIQRGRPPDFYYASAEQYYRSGQFEKSKKYFSFLLDNVVEKDMVAREGLARNDHMLTLLDSLRVVQSGMAQEAAKAEQEQQAELQRRRERTQLARYWRAVGDDLFRKKDYEGALVYYLKLLDFFPEDSLVQQRRELISRVDMALIPSGEFSRGSNTRELSGVMNQFGFKGTLYREMPKRWVFLDSFYLDRTEVTNRQYLRFLESSGHSPPLHWKDGKYPAGQDSYPVVYISWLDASEYARWIGKRLPSEEEWEKAARGKDGLQWPWGDQFQAERANTRESGRGGVLPVGSLLGGASEQGVLDLAGNVWEWVSSDLKPYPGYDQDMMYFPGSLRKVIRGGSFKETGEYARGAYRGDGALDQIYSNVGFRCARDLRLKAENLE from the coding sequence ATGACAATTAAAACCCTCGGATATAAGCGCCTGTCCATGTTCCTGGCCACGGCGGTCCTGCTGGCCTCTGCGGCGGTGCAGCCGCTCCAGGCCGGCAGCCGTCTGGGTAAGATCACCGGAGTGACCGGCGAGGTGTTGGCGGTCAACCTGGGGCGTGAGCAGGGCCTGTACCAGGGGCTGCGCGGCAACGTATTCAAGTTCGATTCGCTGCGCAACACGGTGGATGTGGCCGAGATACAGATCATCTCGGTCTCGGCCTCCCAGAGCCTGGCCAAAGTTCTGACCCGGCGCGACAGCCTGGAGGTGGGCCAGTTCGTGGACATCGAGGGCACCATGCCGCAGTCGCCGCTCGAAAAGGTCGACATGCTGCGGGTGATGGAGGAGAGCGCACGCAACTATTTCGCCGCCCGCCAATACACGGAGCCGGACAGCGCCAACTGCCTGGCCCTCTGCCGTAAGATCCTGGCCCGCGAGCCGAACAACCGTCTGGCCACGCAGCTCATCGCCCGGATGATCCAGAACTATTTCCAGTGGGGCGACCGCGAGCGCTACGACGGCAATTTCGCCAGCGCCATTGTCTACTACATGCGCCTTCTCAAGGTCGATCCCGGCAACCGCACGGCCTACGAGCATATCTGGGAGGTCATGGACATGATCAACGTCGAGTCGCAGGTGCCGCTCGACCCGATCCAGCGCGGCCGTCCCCCTGATTTCTACTACGCCAGCGCGGAGCAGTACTACCGCAGCGGGCAGTTCGAAAAGTCAAAAAAATATTTTTCTTTCCTGCTGGACAACGTGGTGGAAAAGGATATGGTCGCCCGCGAGGGCCTGGCGCGCAACGACCATATGCTGACCCTGCTGGACAGCCTGCGGGTCGTGCAGAGCGGTATGGCCCAGGAGGCGGCCAAGGCCGAGCAGGAGCAACAGGCCGAGCTGCAGCGCCGCCGCGAGCGCACCCAGTTGGCCCGCTACTGGCGTGCGGTGGGGGATGACCTCTTCCGCAAGAAAGACTATGAGGGCGCGCTGGTCTATTACCTCAAGCTGCTCGACTTTTTCCCGGAGGATTCCCTGGTGCAGCAGCGCCGCGAACTGATCTCGCGGGTCGACATGGCGCTGATCCCCTCGGGCGAGTTCAGCCGCGGCAGCAACACCCGCGAGCTGAGCGGGGTGATGAACCAGTTCGGCTTCAAGGGCACCCTGTACCGCGAGATGCCCAAGCGCTGGGTGTTCCTGGATTCGTTCTATCTCGACCGCACCGAGGTCACCAACCGTCAGTACTTGCGCTTCCTGGAGAGCAGCGGCCACAGCCCGCCCCTGCACTGGAAGGACGGCAAATATCCCGCGGGGCAGGACAGCTATCCGGTGGTCTATATTAGCTGGCTGGATGCCAGCGAGTACGCGCGCTGGATCGGCAAGCGCCTTCCCAGCGAGGAGGAGTGGGAAAAGGCCGCCCGGGGCAAGGACGGCTTGCAGTGGCCCTGGGGCGACCAGTTCCAGGCCGAGCGGGCCAACACCCGTGAGTCGGGGCGTGGGGGGGTGCTGCCGGTGGGCAGCCTTCTGGGTGGGGCCAGCGAGCAGGGTGTGCTCGACCTGGCCGGCAATGTCTGGGAGTGGGTTTCCTCCGACCTGAAACCCTATCCGGGCTACGACCAGGACATGATGTATTTCCCGGGCAGCCTGCGCAAAGTGATCCGGGGTGGATCGTTCAAGGAGACCGGCGAGTACGCGCGCGGGGCGTACCGGGGCGACGGCGCTCTGGACCAGATTTACAGCAACGTGGGTTTCCGCTGCGCCAGGGATCTGCGCCTCAAGGCCGAAAATCTGGAATAA
- a CDS encoding AAA family ATPase produces the protein MLPEYLKYWGLARPPFSLTPDPEMLYMSGQHQEGLLRLKYAVVSNKGGALLVSENAGDGKTSLLARLRHDLDSYYEGRCRSVFIDHPTLTANQMVGEIARQLGVGSGSNDKLTLLNELREHLLTCHRQGVKCVVILDEGQMLCHRPDILQELRILLNFCVSDAFLLTFVLSGQKPLDEAIRAMPEFHQRLPVRFFLRNLGREDTRELIRYRLRRAGAAEGREIFSEDGYAGVYNFSKGCPRVICSVADLSLIIAHSRFSRQVDFVAVSQACSDMNRTEGGYHYFHFLKSFSAEGVESESGPLTSAVEPVPAARPPRETVAPVAEIQSPAPPVNKTEQPPAQPPEADIPGVRVRFAIVEPGQTTAGETSAAARATEPAAVAPVLKRTEGFKCSFCGLELGRGMRLCPNCGEELAAVVEEAKPPAAPPEPEPAAVERSQETGTDEYAPEDIAAPPETAAADNIEDHVTESPDSLLRPGNQPAELELLSGIERWGLRDLISSRSYLERGEVTDPVAEELVALNPGRFWQGGAVAQNLNGGGKVSLCARCALVVRGEELVLGFRGSRERVGYRQLRQVRIEPLQYRGKTLLHRLVLETSQGLWALSLPLHGEPGQALAQLLARYISVRAVLLGAPDFSASSAGAKSA, from the coding sequence ATGCTGCCTGAATACCTCAAATACTGGGGCCTCGCCCGGCCCCCGTTCTCGCTTACGCCCGACCCCGAGATGCTGTACATGAGCGGCCAGCACCAGGAGGGCCTGCTCCGGCTGAAATACGCCGTGGTCTCGAACAAGGGCGGGGCGCTGCTGGTGAGCGAGAACGCCGGGGACGGCAAGACCAGCCTGCTGGCCCGCCTGCGGCACGACCTGGACAGCTACTACGAGGGCCGCTGCCGCAGCGTGTTCATCGACCACCCGACCCTGACCGCCAACCAGATGGTCGGTGAGATCGCGCGGCAGCTCGGGGTGGGCTCGGGCAGCAACGACAAGCTGACCCTGCTCAACGAGCTGCGCGAGCACCTGCTCACCTGTCACCGCCAGGGTGTAAAGTGCGTGGTGATCCTGGACGAGGGCCAGATGCTCTGCCACCGTCCGGATATCCTGCAGGAACTGCGGATACTGCTCAATTTCTGCGTCTCTGACGCGTTCCTGCTCACGTTTGTCCTGAGCGGGCAGAAACCGCTGGATGAGGCGATCCGGGCCATGCCCGAGTTCCACCAGCGCCTGCCGGTGCGTTTTTTCCTGCGCAACCTGGGACGCGAGGACACCCGCGAGCTGATCCGCTACCGCCTACGGCGGGCCGGGGCGGCCGAGGGCCGGGAGATATTCAGCGAGGACGGGTATGCCGGGGTGTACAATTTCTCGAAAGGCTGCCCGCGCGTGATCTGCTCGGTGGCCGACCTTTCGCTGATCATCGCGCACAGCCGCTTCTCCCGTCAGGTCGATTTCGTGGCCGTGAGCCAGGCCTGCTCCGACATGAACCGCACCGAGGGCGGCTACCACTATTTCCATTTCCTCAAGTCGTTCAGCGCCGAGGGGGTGGAGTCGGAAAGCGGCCCGTTGACCTCGGCTGTGGAACCCGTTCCGGCCGCCAGGCCGCCGAGGGAAACGGTCGCGCCCGTTGCGGAGATTCAGTCTCCGGCGCCGCCGGTCAATAAGACAGAACAGCCCCCGGCGCAGCCGCCGGAGGCGGACATTCCGGGCGTGCGGGTGCGTTTCGCGATCGTGGAGCCGGGCCAGACCACCGCCGGAGAAACATCCGCCGCGGCGCGGGCCACGGAGCCGGCCGCGGTTGCGCCGGTCCTGAAACGCACCGAGGGGTTCAAATGCTCGTTCTGCGGCCTGGAGCTGGGCCGTGGGATGCGCCTCTGCCCAAACTGCGGCGAGGAACTGGCCGCTGTGGTCGAGGAGGCGAAACCGCCTGCCGCACCGCCCGAGCCGGAGCCGGCTGCGGTGGAGCGGTCGCAAGAGACGGGCACGGATGAGTACGCACCGGAGGATATCGCCGCACCGCCGGAAACGGCGGCCGCGGACAATATCGAGGATCACGTCACAGAAAGCCCGGACAGCCTCCTGCGGCCCGGCAACCAGCCCGCCGAGCTGGAGCTTCTCTCCGGCATCGAGCGCTGGGGCCTGCGCGATTTGATCTCCAGCCGGAGCTACCTGGAGCGCGGTGAGGTCACCGATCCGGTGGCCGAGGAACTTGTCGCCCTGAACCCCGGCCGGTTCTGGCAGGGCGGGGCGGTGGCGCAGAACTTAAACGGCGGGGGCAAGGTAAGCTTATGCGCGCGCTGCGCCCTGGTGGTCCGCGGCGAGGAACTGGTCCTGGGATTCCGCGGTTCACGCGAGCGCGTCGGCTACCGCCAGTTGCGGCAGGTCCGGATCGAGCCGCTGCAGTACCGGGGGAAAACTTTGCTGCATCGTCTGGTGCTCGAAACGAGCCAGGGGCTCTGGGCTTTGAGTCTTCCCCTGCACGGGGAACCCGGCCAGGCCCTGGCCCAGCTTCTGGCACGCTACATATCTGTCCGGGCGGTCCTGCTGGGGGCGCCGGATTTTTCCGCGTCGTCAGCCGGGGCGAAATCTGCCTGA